The sequence GGCACGGGCGCGCCACAGCGCGTGAGGAAATGGAAGCGTACGACGCCTCCATGAGCCGGGCGAAGGTCGCCGCCGCCCGGCAGATTCCGCCAGCGGAACAGAAAAAAGAGACGGCGGACCGCCTTACCGACGCCGAATCGCCCGCGGACGTTCGAAGCGCCATTCGGCGGTCGGGCGGGAGAATCCTCGAGGAGAAGTGCGACGCCGCCACCGGGCGCTGCAGCGTCTTCACGATCGAGATACAGGCAGGCTCCTATAGGGATCTTATATACGACCTCAAGGGACTGGGCGAGGTGCGGCAGGAAAAATCGGCACCGAAAGCGGAAGCGGGTAGATTTAAACTGCGTATACAGGTTGATGGGAATTGAATCGACCGGTTTAACCTTGAGGAAGGTGCTCTACATCATTCAGATCCTTGAATCTACCGCTGGCGCGCTTGTTTTTTAAAAGATCCTCAAGGGAAATTATCCTTACCGGGATATCATTTATATCGATTACTTCGGCTCGATCCCAGCACTCTTCAAAAACCACCCCGGAGGCACCGGTGATCACCTCAATTCTGACCGGCGGCACACCCATACGTATAACCATGTCCTTTTTCAGAAACAGTTCATTCGATATCCTCTCTTCAGGCATGCCAAATTCTCGAAAGGCGGCGGCTATGCGTGCCGCATTCAGGTCGTTTACGGCAATCCATATATCCATATCCCCGGTAGCACGCGGGTATCCGTGATAGCCAACCGCATATCCGCCTACAAGGAGATATTCAACCGCGTGTGAGTTCAACAACCTCAAGAAATCTTTGAAGTCTGAGTGCAACTTGATCCTCGCCATAGACCATCCTTCTGTTCAGTTCGACGGCGTTGAGTCGTTCGGCTGGTGTTAACGCAAACCAGTATGATTTTTCTTCATTTGGATCACGAAGCGACCCGACGGAGATTTCATCGCGGTTGAGTCGCGGCATTTGGTCAGTTGGAAGATGTATCTTTTGTTCACTCAATGCCGTTTCCGGTCAGGCCTGATTGGACCACATGACCGTATAAAAACTATATTGAATATTCGCGTCTGTCAAGGAAGAATCACCGTCATATAGTAAACTGTGGTTTTTAACCAAAAATAAGTTGTCCATCCATTATCCAAAACGCAGTCACCGCCTGCGTATCACGATCACCGTGACATCATCGGCCTTCCCCGCATCACCGACCGAGTCATGAAAACGCTCTATAATACGATCACACAATTCGCGTGCCGTCCCGCCGGGCGCGTTCGAAAAGGCATCGCGTATCCGTTCAATCCCCAGGCTCGTCGTTCCGTTGCCGAATCCGTCAAGAAGGCCGTCGGTGTAGAGGAGCAAACAATCGTCCCTGCTCATGGCGAAGCGCAGGACCCGCGCTGTAACCTCCGGATTGTTTATCCCGATCGGCAGCCCCCTGAAATTCGAATCTTTTGGAGATACGATACGCGCTTCTGAGGCGCCGCCACGGCGTAGCATGATATCCGGATGACCCACGTTGACGTATTCGACGCCGTTTTCCTCGAAGCGCAGCAGAATGCCCGTAACGAACGTCCCGGTCACTTCGATTTCCCCGTGTATCATCTCGGCGGCGGACCTCGCTATCGCCGCGAGCCCTTCCCCCTGCATCCGGTTGAAGAGCCGGTACAGTATGGGCCGTACGATCATGGTTATGAGTCCCGACGACAGCCCGTGGCCCGAGACATCGAAGAGGGAAACGCCCTTCACCTCGCCGTCGCGGATGTAAAAATCATACAGGTCTCCCGACACATCCCGGGCCGGCATGAAGCGGAAGGCGATGTCCCACAGCCGTGAGTCGGGCGATTCCGTGGGGAAG is a genomic window of Spirochaetota bacterium containing:
- a CDS encoding nucleotidyltransferase, whose product is MARIKLHSDFKDFLRLLNSHAVEYLLVGGYAVGYHGYPRATGDMDIWIAVNDLNAARIAAAFREFGMPEERISNELFLKKDMVIRMGVPPVRIEVITGASGVVFEECWDRAEVIDINDIPVRIISLEDLLKNKRASGRFKDLNDVEHLPQG
- a CDS encoding SpoIIE family protein phosphatase — translated: MMGIWIIPSGISIQEKYMRMTRNVLIGYIAVEIFAAVAHALGLSSITYSDILVLTVIANGGTLLFMLYIQRRRDFTPKTETLLFALELALYLLVFSIAVYKLQEIRTAGLVFALIAVTILLPYISFLESLVISMSSLIVFAAVTVYALIWAGQPGSLATDLFFCVMFIPIMLLVAYTARQLQERTREVEEDRMVLEKLNTDLNEKNRQLELSGERGRIEMELAGLVQKSFFPTESPDSRLWDIAFRFMPARDVSGDLYDFYIRDGEVKGVSLFDVSGHGLSSGLITMIVRPILYRLFNRMQGEGLAAIARSAAEMIHGEIEVTGTFVTGILLRFEENGVEYVNVGHPDIMLRRGGASEARIVSPKDSNFRGLPIGINNPEVTARVLRFAMSRDDCLLLYTDGLLDGFGNGTTSLGIERIRDAFSNAPGGTARELCDRIIERFHDSVGDAGKADDVTVIVIRRR